In Fundulus heteroclitus isolate FHET01 chromosome 8, MU-UCD_Fhet_4.1, whole genome shotgun sequence, a genomic segment contains:
- the pgam2 gene encoding phosphoglycerate mutase 2, with protein MTAVHRLVIVRHGESSWNQENRFCGWFDADLSEKGMEEAKRGAHAIKEAGMKFDVCYTSVLKRAIKTLWTIMEGTDQMWLPVIRTWRLNERHYGGLTGLNKAETAEKHGEEQVKIWRRSFDIPPPPMDKDHPYHKIISESRRYKDLKPGELPTCESLKDTIARALPFWNEVIAPQIKAGKNVIIAAHGNSLRGIVKHLEGMSDAAIMELNLPTGIPIVYELDADLKPVKPMSFLGDEETVKKAMEAVAAQGKAKK; from the exons atgacTGCTGTCCACCGTTTAGTTATTGTCCGCCATGGAGAGAGCTCCTGGAACCAGGAGAACCGATTCTGTGGCTGGTTCGACGCCGACCTCAGCGAGAAGGGAATGGAAGAGGCCAAGCGAGGAGCCCATGCTATCAAAGAGGCAGGCATGAAGTTTGACGTGTGCTACACCTCCGTGCTGAAACGCGCCATCAAGACCCTCTGGACCATCATGGAGGGCACCGACCAGATGTGGCTGCCCGTGATCCGCACCTGGCGCCTGAACGAGCGCCACTACGGCGGCCTCACCGGACTCAACAAGGCAGAGACTGCCGAAAAGCACGGTGAGGAACAGGTGAAGATCTGGCGTCGCTCTTTTGACATCCCACCCCCACCCATGGATAAGGATCACCCTTACCACAAAATCATCAGTGAG TCTCGGCGTTACAAGGACCTGAAGCCTGGTGAGCTGCCGACATGCGAGTCCCTGAAGGACACCATCGCCCGTGCCTTGCCTTTCTGGAACGAGGTTATTGCTCCACAAATCAAAGCGGGGAAGAATGTTATTATCGCTGCCCATGGAAACAGCCTCCGTGGCATCGTCAAGCACCTAGAGG gtatgtcTGATGCTGCCATTATGGAGCTGAACCTTCCGACAGGAATCCCAATCGTGTACGAACTGGATGCAGACCTGAAGCCTGTCAAGCCCATGTCTTTCCTCGGTGATGAGGAAACCGTGAAGAAGGCCATGGAGGCTGTCGCTGCTCAGGGCAAAGCCAAGAAGTAA
- the LOC105930952 gene encoding syntaxin-2, producing MSISTEKADDMADFFKTVGEVRSLIEKISSQAEEMERRHSCILSSSNSSKGSKDELDLLNNETRKNANLVRAKLKLMEENYPSDDNRTNNSVIHRIRRNQHSHLTRWFSEVMKNHHKVQISFREKCKAQIRRQLEIVDKVTTDGELEDMLQRENLAIFISNIQSDAHLSSRALTEIERRHQDIISLEYTIKELHEIFTDTAMLLEIQGELINNIEKNVTSAGEYVDVSKEETNKALLYKKNPYKIASLPRFFKPFRRQSSDKTAAEENSS from the exons ATGAGCATTTCAACCGAGAAAGCAGACGACATGGCGGATTTTTTTAAAACG GTGGGCGAGGTGAGAAGCCTCATTGAAAAAATCTCCAGCCAAGCAGAGGAAATGGAAAGAAGACACAGCTGCATCCTCTCCTCGTCAAACAGCAGCAAGG GAAGCAAGGATGAACTTGACCTGCTCAACAACGAGACCAGAAAGAACGCTAACTTGGTCCGAGCCAAGTTAAAAT TAATGGAGGAGAACTATCCATCAGATGACAACAGAACTAATAACTCAGTAATCCATCGAATTCGAAGGAATCAG CACTCCCATTTGACTCGCTGGTTTTCTGAAGTCATGAAGAATCACCATAAGGTCCAGATTTCCTTCAGAGAGAAATGCAAGGCTCAAATTCGGAGACAGCTAGAGATCG TGGATAAAGTCACAACAGATGGCGAGCTGGAGGATATGCTGCAACGTGAAAATCTTGCCATCTTCATATCTAAT ATCCAGTCTGATGCCCACTTATCAAGTCGGGCTCTCACAGAGATTGAAAGACGTCATCAGGACATCATCAGCCTTGAATACACCATAAAAGAGCTACATGAGATATTTACAGACACAGCCATGCTGCTGGAAATTCAG GGGGAGTTAATCAACAATATTGAAAAGAATGTCACCAGTGCTGGCGAATATGTCGATGTATCAAAGGAAGAAACCAATAAGGCTCTCTTATATAAGAAGAATCCTTATAAGATTGCATCTCTCCCAAGGTTCTTCAAGCCCTTTAGGAGACAATCCAGTGACAAAACCGCTGCTGAAGAGAACTCTTCCTAA